One region of Halomicrobium sp. LC1Hm genomic DNA includes:
- a CDS encoding SHOCT domain-containing protein, protein MSWFSRNRHWLLLALVAVTTVLAVGTVGVGLVAVLAGLAGGASLGAVLGDMALVLSIAALLVAADVAFALAFLVTLARRASLPSLPENDRVADGFERAERLVPPLSRLGLADRFAVSTETKRERLKERYVDGELTEVEYERQLQALLAEADDDAAVSAGDEIEADLAAGEEQTAARTAADSAPSSTELESDAE, encoded by the coding sequence GTGTCCTGGTTCAGCCGCAATCGCCACTGGCTGTTGCTCGCGCTCGTCGCGGTGACGACGGTCCTCGCGGTCGGGACCGTCGGTGTGGGACTGGTCGCGGTCCTCGCCGGACTGGCCGGCGGTGCCAGTCTCGGTGCCGTGCTGGGCGATATGGCACTCGTGTTGTCGATCGCTGCCCTCCTGGTCGCCGCAGACGTCGCGTTCGCACTGGCCTTTCTGGTCACCCTCGCACGCCGGGCGTCGCTGCCCTCTCTACCCGAGAACGACCGTGTCGCCGACGGGTTCGAACGCGCCGAGCGACTCGTCCCGCCGCTGTCTCGACTGGGACTCGCCGACCGCTTCGCCGTCTCGACGGAGACCAAGCGCGAGCGGCTGAAAGAGCGCTACGTCGACGGCGAACTCACGGAGGTCGAGTACGAGCGCCAGTTGCAGGCACTACTGGCCGAGGCCGACGACGACGCGGCCGTGTCGGCCGGAGACGAGATCGAGGCCGACCTCGCCGCCGGCGAAGAGCAGACGGCGGCCCGAACAGCGGCCGACAGCGCCCCCTCCAGTACCGAACTCGAATCCGACGCCGAGTAG
- the folP gene encoding dihydropteroate synthase, with product MRGKAVHRLLKTRVQPRQAQYLKEELLSLGGDCAISGLNDQDEEMLDVLLMGTMAQFRRLTDKLDGQPYGLASLADELRTALDIQQPDRDRGYPWEDGTAVMGICNITPDSFHDGGEYDAVEDAVARAESMVAAGVDVLDVGGESTRPGADEVPVEEEIERIVPVIERLADLDAAVAVDTRKAPVARAALDAGADILNDVSGLEDPEMRLVAADYDVPVVVMHSIEVPVDPDSAVDYDDVVEDCIDQLTERVLLAEKAGLDREQIVVDPGLGFGKTAAESFELLGRLEEFQSLGCPILVGHSHKSMFELVGAEAGDCLDATIAGTTLAAERGADIVRVHDVPEAVRAVNVVEAADDPESFVEEN from the coding sequence ATGCGCGGCAAGGCAGTCCACCGCCTCCTCAAGACGCGCGTCCAGCCCCGACAGGCACAGTACCTCAAAGAAGAGCTGCTCTCGCTGGGCGGGGACTGTGCGATCTCGGGGCTGAACGACCAGGACGAGGAGATGCTTGACGTACTCCTGATGGGGACGATGGCCCAGTTCCGCCGCCTGACGGACAAACTCGACGGCCAACCGTACGGCCTCGCGTCGCTGGCCGACGAACTCCGGACCGCGCTGGACATCCAGCAGCCCGATCGAGACCGGGGCTATCCCTGGGAGGACGGCACCGCCGTCATGGGGATCTGTAACATCACGCCGGACTCCTTCCACGACGGCGGGGAGTACGACGCCGTCGAGGACGCCGTCGCCCGCGCCGAGTCGATGGTCGCGGCCGGCGTCGACGTCCTCGACGTCGGCGGCGAGTCCACCCGCCCCGGCGCGGACGAGGTCCCCGTCGAGGAGGAGATCGAGCGCATCGTCCCCGTGATCGAGCGCCTCGCCGATCTCGACGCCGCCGTCGCCGTCGACACCCGCAAGGCACCGGTCGCCCGGGCCGCACTGGACGCCGGTGCGGACATCCTCAACGACGTGTCCGGGCTCGAAGATCCCGAGATGCGCCTCGTCGCCGCCGACTACGACGTGCCCGTCGTCGTGATGCACAGCATCGAGGTGCCGGTCGATCCCGACAGCGCCGTCGACTACGACGACGTGGTCGAGGACTGCATCGACCAGCTGACCGAACGCGTCCTGCTGGCCGAGAAAGCGGGGCTCGACCGCGAGCAGATCGTGGTCGATCCAGGGCTGGGATTCGGGAAGACGGCCGCCGAGAGCTTCGAACTGCTGGGCCGACTCGAAGAGTTCCAGTCGCTCGGTTGCCCGATCCTGGTCGGCCACTCCCACAAGTCGATGTTCGAACTCGTCGGAGCCGAGGCCGGGGACTGTCTGGACGCCACCATCGCCGGCACGACGCTGGCCGCCGAACGAGGGGCCGACATCGTCCGCGTCCACGACGTGCCCGAAGCGGTCCGCGCGGTGAATGTCGTCGAAGCCGCTGACGATCCCGAGTCGTTCGTCGAGGAGAACTGA